From Anastrepha obliqua isolate idAnaObli1 chromosome 3, idAnaObli1_1.0, whole genome shotgun sequence:
tcggttctacgttaccgaaacgacgcGGATTTATATACAGCCATAGAACTTCGTTCTTCAAATATTGTCGGAGGAAGACATCCCGCCATTGTTTAAGTTTCAATATTTCGTACTCTAGTCAAGTCAGCAACCAAAGGAAGTGAAAGTGCAATCCGCATCCCCATACAGCGTAACAAATCTATTGTAAAAACGACTAAAGCGCACCGCCAATAAGCTGCTTATGCCTATAACCTTCCGATATCCACTTGACGCATGAGTTTAGTGAGTAGTATGAGCTACACGGCAACATAGACATGGTACTGAGATCCGGATATAAACAGCGACTTCACTGGCTAGGTCACtgcgtccgaatggatacaaacgctccggctctgaaagtattcgatgcggtaccagctggtggtagctgaGGAAGAAGAAGACCACCTTGGCTTGAAAAGATCAgttatatggggaatgtttatgctgctaaaacaacaacaacccttAAACTCAGCCAAAGCCGCTTAGGCGGTTAActcaccaatcaagaagaaggagAACATGGTTGCGCAGAACTAAATGACTCTGGTGctaacttttataaatattccCGGCAAGTGCTAGGCAATTCAGCAGAAAAGTTCTatcgaagaaaaagaaaaaccgtTCATTATGGCTTCTCATCACATTCTTTGTTTTCGGAGCAAAACTACTAAGCCCTGCCTAAATCAGTGACCCTGTAATGAGTGTAATCGAGTTCACTCAGCGTTTGGCTAAGAGTATGTGCTAATGTGATGGGTTCATGCCGAGGAGAAAATGGTGTTAGAGGAGTGTGGATTAAAGGCTATATGATGAGATGGTTAGTATCGCGCTCTACTCGCTAAATGCAGGGTAAATTGTTGCGAAAATACTCAAAGAATTACACATTGGGCAGTCACACAAGAACTCCATCAAGCTTAAAGCCTCTTAAGACCTTTTACCTACAGTAGGGAACTGCATAACATGCGTGAAGTAGACAGAAGGAAAATAGTAGGTTTTCTGGCAGATCACTATTACTTAAATAACCATCTCTCAAAAATTCACATCGGAAATAAAACTAAGAGTATACTCTGTTTGGAGATTGATGCAACGACAGAGCATATCTACAGCAACAGCATTGCCTTGGCATAGACAAGATTGCACATCTTTCATTGAGATCAAATGGATGCGAATGAAATCAAGAATGCACCTGTTGCTGATAATCTCAAATTGGTACGCAAGGCGGAAAATTTCTTGACTGAATTGGGCTTACAACAGCTAGGTTAAAGAGAACCTGATGTAGTACATTTAAGGTAGTAAAACCAGTCAATAGGGCTATTATTAACTGTTTCTAAAACATATGGTAGggcacaaaagatcttttaggttgAAATGTCGACCTTGTCGGACAGTGTCGGCACACCACtgacacaaaattatttttattatttatcgtGCGCGACTTCTTCTTCATAGAATAATATGCGGCGAAGAAACGTGATGTGAACTCATAAGCTACAAAAGACTAGCAGAGCCAAAGGCACATAACATAAAGTACTGTGCACTAGACGGGGCTAGTTTGCCACCTGGCCGAAGGAGGTCAAACTACAGCTTAAGGTCAAAGTCTATGGCACACCAATACCGAcagtaaacaaccccaaaattttgggagttACCTTCTATTGTTTTCTCCCTTTTTCTGCACACATAACCGCAATTGCTCCTAAAGTCTAAAACCATAAGATCCTCAAATCGCTTACCGGCAGCACTCGGTACTGTAtcggcaaagacaaagaaatgttgctggcgacattTAGAGCAATTAGCCGGCCGGTTCTGagctatgctgcgcctgtctggtcgcctggaactagtcaTTCCCAGTGTATTAAActtcagacatgccaaaatactgcaatcAGGACAGCCACGGGATACCTCCTGATGTCCACCCCACAACACCTATACAAGAATCTGCTCAGCAAAGAGTTTCTGCTGGGTTTCACTCCAGTAGGCATCTGCTAGAACTTATGCCGCCTCCCAGGAATGTCAGGAGGCATCTCTTCAACTATtctgacgagatccaggacaaaacgaacctaaaactactggaccggtcAGTATTTAGACAGACGATAAAtaacattcatcgggagacacctACCACCTTCCTGAACTCCGGACCTCAGAATGCCGTCGTTAGAGTCCAGCCAACACCTGTTGCAGATGAAGAGCGTCAGCTACCCCGAGAGACCCgtgtaactttggcacaattacgttcttgGTACTGCAGCAGACTAAGCTCCTACCTATTCAGACTTAACCCCAACATACCCaatatatgtccagcatgtgaaggcactccgcgcgatactaaccaccttttcaaatACCCCATCAAACCTACTCACCTAATACCTCTCTCAATCTGGACTCatcctgtcgaaacagcaactTTGCTGGACCTACCGTTTTATGAGCTAGATGAGAACGACCGGGAAGGGTTTAGTaagctgatacaacaacaacatataacTTAACTTGCTTTTCCCCCCCATTAGTCGTTTCTACGTTACCACGACCtggatttactatatatccggccaagggctgtcactccagcagcactccccgtacatgtattgggaatgtttttgctgatacaacaacaacatataacatataagtatgtacataattGGAGCGAACATAACATATTTTGTTAGATATTTGGAAGAGCTCCTTCCCCGTTTCTTacggagatttttcatggcagaactacATTCGGGAGCTTTGTCATTGTTTACTATGGTGCtttactattataaaaaactctatcatttgatgtttcatagcCTTAATGGGTGTCGAGCCCTTGTCCTACCGAAGGTTAGTCACACACAAACCCACTCTAGTGCGGTGGTCTTGCACGACATAAACCATTGCATGAAGATCTCTAAGTAATGAAGAGAAAATGGATACAATCATTTTTGATATaggaggcctcctctgcgttggagcAACAAATTGGAAAATAGCTTAAATTCCCTTATTTTTTCATTCTGCACGAGAGAAAAAATTACTGGcatgctttgttaaactcagtcaAAATCACTTAGGGGCTATGCCGCTAATCAGAAGAttgaagatatttttaaaaactatattaGTGTTGTTCTTTACATGGTGGTGGGATGAATGTGAATTTCTGCAGCGGTGGTTGGGATGAATTTGAATTTCCGTTTACCTGTGTCACATCCAGTAACTGATATACGAGTGGTTGATTCAGCGGTTGAGGTAGCACTTGGTACTGCTGGTGCTGCTGTGGCGCATTGGTTTCTAGCACCATTGGCGATGACTTTTGAAGgtactgctgttgttgttgctctatcTGCGAGTGTTGATACAATTGCACTTGTTGGTGGTGGTGCTGCTGCTGTTCCACTTGCTGCAACTGTTCAAATTGTGGGTGTGGTAGGTGAACCAATTGTGATTGTCCAAACAGTAATTGGGACTGTTGTTGGTGTAGttgcagctgttgttgttgttgttgttgctgctgctgctgctgctgttgttcttGACTACGCTGCAGTTGATAATGTTCTATCACCTTCAGCAGTTCGGAGTTATTGAAGAACGTACTATCGCCACTTAACGTATAGACATATGATGAGTTGGAACTATTGGCACTTGTGGAAGATATCGGCGGTGGCAACGTTAAAACCAAAGAATTTGTATTTACTGGAGGCAACGTAACACTACTTGCGGAAATGACCTGTTCACCCACAGCTGCTGCTAATTGTCTTTGTTGCAAAGTACTCGGGCTTTGACTGCTGGTGGAGGGGAGACTGATAATGGCTGTGGCTGTAGCGTTTGAAGGCGCCTTCTTTGTATTTAAAGCAACTGGTAGTGGTTGAAAAACATGTGTGAGCTGTGGCACAAATTCGctgtgttttgttgttttgcgtgCCGCAACGGACTTTGCAGTCTTGGCGGTTCTCGTTTTAGCAGCGCAAGTTTGTATCGGTTGATTGGATATTTTGACCAAAGGTGGTACATTAGTTGGCAAATTTTGTGACACACTGCCAGAAGGTCTAAGCATAAATTGTTCTTGaacttgtgtgtgtgtacgctgaagaaacagttgaggcGGAGCGAGTTGCTGCTGCGAAGTTGAATCTCGTAGCAGTTGTTGAGAGATGATTTCGATTTTATTATAGGCGTTCGTCTGCACATTTTCATTGACATCTTCTGCTGTCAGTTGTTTTTGTACTGATAGATTATCATTTATTGGCTGCGGCAACTGACTTATATCCCTGTGTTGCGATGTCATCTCTGGTGGTGGTGCCGCCGCTTGCCGCTGTGTCGCCGGTTGTTGGTGTGGCAACATACACATTCGTTCTTCCAGTAAGGCCCCCAGTTGGCCTTCGATTTCTTGATCTTGTTGAGTCTGTTCCATATGCTGCTGTACACAGTGTTGTGTAGACTGCAATACAGTTTGCTGATTTGAATTTTGATGCGCTGCCAGAAATGGTTGTTGCTTTGATTGTGTTTTCGATTGCCTGTCTTTCTCTGGTTCTTTTGTTTGGGGTTCGCGCTGAATTCGAGATTCCGCCGTTTGTTGTTCTGGTTGGGTGCATTTTTCAGATGCCACGGATCGTTGCTTTTGATGGCGAGACGACGTGGGTTGTTGAATTATTCGCGTAGCTACGGTTGCAATgtcgttttgctttttttgtactGAATTTTTCGCTTTCTCCTGTTTTACATGCTTCAGCATGGCTTTTTGTTCTAATTGCGATGTTTTCTGTAGTGCCAATTGCGTTAATAATTCACTTGTGTTCcttattgctttttgttgctCTTTCGGCTTTTGCTCGAGTTCTGGCGAAACCTCTGATTGAAGTGGCTGGCTGGATctttcatttgttgttgttgtaataagaGTAATACTTTCTTGCTGCGCTGTTTTTCCATGTCCTTGTTCTTCTTGCAACGAGTTCTGTAGTTGTGCTTGTAACTGTTCCAAGGGTGGTTGAGTTTTCTCTGTTGGCTGCGTTCGTATCGTTTGCACGCATTGCTCGGCCGATAATGATTGTTCttgctgttgatgttgttcaTGTTGCTGTTGTGTGCCTTCTTTTGACTGAGATTCATTCTCTAAAAGTATTGTACTTTCATCTATCAATTGATTTTGTTGCGAGTTCAACTCATTCGAGTCTTGCCTCAAAGGCATTTGACTTTCATTTGTTTCAGCTGCCAGAGGCCAGTTACGCAAAGCGCTCATATCAACTGACCCACACAACACTAATGCATTGGCATCATTCGAATCTAAGTTTTCTGAATTCGATAAGGGCAGTAATGTTGACTCTTGCGATTGGGAAGATTGAAACGTGGTGTCTAAATCGACTATTTCATCAGGTGCTTGGACACATTCGTAATGCTCCTCATCTTGAGTTAGATTAAATTGAAGTTTGTTGAGCGGAACAAGTTTCTCTTCTTTAATATCTTTGCATGGTATGCCCGGACCGACAGCTGAAAATAACAATCGGATTTTTGCAATTCTTAAAATCCAgagcttttttatttaaatttgtatattaactTACGAATTTGTACAAATGCTTGGTCACACACAGCTACTGGCAATTCGGAACGTATATATGTGGCGAGAAGTCCCTCtagaaataaagataaaaaaatatttatttaattttattgatactaccaaacaaaaaatttaagatttttaattttttggtgctattgttattgttgttgtagcaatataaacattccccatacatatatgtatacggggaatgctgctgaagtgacagtcctttaTCAGacataaatccgggtcattccagttacgtagaaccgacaatCGTGGAAACGACAGTTAAATTCCGTTCAATTATTAAGTTTGTTTTAAGTTATTGTCTTCAAATCAGTTATGCCACCCACTTACGTGATGTTTGAATTGCTGCATCGACAGTTTTACACCTTCGTGTGTTATTTGCTGCCACCTCTTGTGCACTACCCCCCACAGCTGCTTGCATTTCGTGCCCACTAATTGCTGCCACGGTTACCGCCGTAAACGTTGGCTCTCTTACTTCGTTACGTGCACACGTTTCTTGCTCCCGCTCCACAGCATGGAAAACAACTGATCTCTCGAAGTTTGTATTTTCGTTATCTTCTTCTGCAACTGACGGTCTTTCCTCGATCGCCACATCGCTAAGTACTTTAGATAGTAATTTTGGTGTATTCCATATCCATTTATCATAAAACcaacatttttcataaaatttctgaCGGTATGGTTCTAGGGAAGTATTGCTCCTATTAATTTTCTTTCCAGTACATCGATAGTAATCCCAAATAACGATGTAATCGTAATTTGTCATCGCAATTAGATCTTGCCAGTGTAGTAGCTTTGGCGAAATatactttaaattaatttctggAAGTataacgttttttgttttgagaaactGAAAAAGATCAGCCACGCGCACAAAGAGGTTAATAGGCCAAATGCGTGGATGCTTTATTGTATATTCATAACAACAATTCAGAAGTTGAAGATCCTTGTGAATTTCTGGCGCATCGTATATATGAGTATATTGTTGGAACTCTGCAAAGGACATGTTTAGAATGGCAGCAATTATACGCCTCTTTAAACCACTGTGAAAACGAAAAAGATACGGGAGCGTGCAAGACTGGAAGGAAAATTGTGTTATTGCAAAATGTATTGGGTACCagattttcttactttttcaaCTTCGGCAAAGTACAACTCTATTGCTTTTTGCACGCGTGGCTGTGAAAGCATTTGTCCACCGTCCGTGTCGTCATTCTGATGTGAGTCTGCGGTTACTTCCAATAAAGTggactgaaaaaattatttattgcaaaatgtATCAATAAGCTATTAAATATTCATACTTTCTCAGCGCCGGAAGCACACAGTTGTACAGTAATCTCATTATCGTCAGCAATGACATTCTGATTTAATTTTCTGGACTCCTCAATCATTGTTGCTGATGCTGGCTGCGCAGTCATTTCGTTGTCGTCTGTAACGGCATTCACATTAAGCACTCTGGGTTCCTCAGCCATTGTTCTTGCCACTGGCTGCGCAGTCATTTCGCTGTCGTCTGTAACGGCATTCACATTAAGCACTCTGGGTTCCTCAGCCATTGTTGCTAATGCTGGTTGTGCAGTCACTTCGCTATCATCTGTAACATTCTCATTAAGCTCTTTGGGTTCCTCAATCCTTTCTGTTGATGCTGCTGGAAAACATGCAGACTTTTCACGCACACAATTTTGCTCTAGTTTTACGACTGACTCTTGTCCAGTTGTGGTTATTTTAGCAGCAGTTGTATGAGAAGCTATTTCCCCAGTCAGTCTGTGTTCGGGGAGTGCTTCTGGGTTTATATTGAGCGCTTCTAGATTTTCTTTCGGATTTTCCGTAACCGATTTAGCATTTGCTTCACCTTCATACTCAGCACTGCCACTACTTACATCCATAGCCGATTTAACATTTCCAACTTTTATTACGTTTTCAGGTACTTTTTCAGCGGCTTTGCTTACTTGACTTGGTTCTGAGCTTTCGCCATTGGCCACTCCCTGTGTGGCTACGCCTCCATCAAAATTGCTCACCTGCGGTACGGTGACGCTTTCACTAGAATGTTGAGCTTCTACAATTTCTTCATCAAATTCAGCTTCCAGCGTGGTCTGCTTTCCCATCACCTGATTCTTATCTAATTTGTTTAATACTTTGGGTGTCTCTCGC
This genomic window contains:
- the LOC129241877 gene encoding uncharacterized protein LOC129241877 isoform X2, whose protein sequence is MNKRSCNNPSIKRFFSPQTSDIPRKKPRKTAEFANGHTSKVNGVSSDAQDAENCVGEIEKENIPATTVSPSISQIKFNWNNFVQDPGDFNESRYPVTFNTFKTMTHSTTVAKCILLNIKSATGLDFTDDQLMLDRVLKNYYIQFYEKPQIRQVYKLDIKACPVFVKKKIMQIPKAGEEREHTTDIQKENIEQSKKVEIVKSAPLEKVSKQKKPELAEAQSSKTQSIAIAQQSVQPMESKSPANKLYISMKTLTQSNFLLNHIKHHVQQVEKQQAILERIKSEILQQPKHNHAKRNDLAVQQVSVEELPSPQNQSAMITVTQRIQEAKDLFYREFNKNNTLPYALRFHKGLKRHIIEAILKMSFEEFKKYTRIYDAPEIYADDELLGGYYDYAIKEPKIWPLNLYIPLKYLFHFIKSKGITFSEQNLEHVSPMLLHWHELSTRTNFDEIMRWDYYRCRGVKFNKLTNLDTYRKAFYEKCWQHNIWLRETPKVLNKLDKNQVMGKQTTLEAEFDEEIVEAQHSSESVTVPQVSNFDGGVATQGVANGESSEPSQVSKAAEKVPENVIKVGNVKSAMDVSSGSAEYEGEANAKSVTENPKENLEALNINPEALPEHRLTGEIASHTTAAKITTTGQESVVKLEQNCVREKSACFPAASTERIEEPKELNENVTDDSEVTAQPALATMAEEPRVLNVNAVTDDSEMTAQPVARTMAEEPRVLNVNAVTDDNEMTAQPASATMIEESRKLNQNVIADDNEITVQLCASGAEKSTLLEVTADSHQNDDTDGGQMLSQPRVQKAIELYFAEVEKSCTLPYLFRFHSGLKRRIIAAILNMSFAEFQQYTHIYDAPEIHKDLQLLNCCYEYTIKHPRIWPINLFVRVADLFQFLKTKNVILPEINLKYISPKLLHWQDLIAMTNYDYIVIWDYYRCTGKKINRSNTSLEPYRQKFYEKCWFYDKWIWNTPKLLSKVLSDVAIEERPSVAEEDNENTNFERSVVFHAVEREQETCARNEVREPTFTAVTVAAISGHEMQAAVGGSAQEVAANNTRRCKTVDAAIQTSQGLLATYIRSELPVAVCDQAFVQIPVGPGIPCKDIKEEKLVPLNKLQFNLTQDEEHYECVQAPDEIVDLDTTFQSSQSQESTLLPLSNSENLDSNDANALVLCGSVDMSALRNWPLAAETNESQMPLRQDSNELNSQQNQLIDESTILLENESQSKEGTQQQHEQHQQQEQSLSAEQCVQTIRTQPTEKTQPPLEQLQAQLQNSLQEEQGHGKTAQQESITLITTTTNERSSQPLQSEVSPELEQKPKEQQKAIRNTSELLTQLALQKTSQLEQKAMLKHVKQEKAKNSVQKKQNDIATVATRIIQQPTSSRHQKQRSVASEKCTQPEQQTAESRIQREPQTKEPEKDRQSKTQSKQQPFLAAHQNSNQQTVLQSTQHCVQQHMEQTQQDQEIEGQLGALLEERMCMLPHQQPATQRQAAAPPPEMTSQHRDISQLPQPINDNLSVQKQLTAEDVNENVQTNAYNKIEIISQQLLRDSTSQQQLAPPQLFLQRTHTQVQEQFMLRPSGSVSQNLPTNVPPLVKISNQPIQTCAAKTRTAKTAKSVAARKTTKHSEFVPQLTHVFQPLPVALNTKKAPSNATATAIISLPSTSSQSPSTLQQRQLAAAVGEQVISASSVTLPPVNTNSLVLTLPPPISSTSANSSNSSYVYTLSGDSTFFNNSELLKVIEHYQLQRSQEQQQQQQQQQQQQQQLQLHQQQSQLLFGQSQLVHLPHPQFEQLQQVEQQQHHHQQVQLYQHSQIEQQQQQYLQKSSPMVLETNAPQQHQQYQVLPQPLNQPLVYQLLDVTQPNTQTAPSSSELMWWSPDVSF
- the LOC129241877 gene encoding uncharacterized protein LOC129241877 isoform X3, with product MNKRSCNNPSIKRFFSPQTSDIPRKKPRKTAEFANGHTSKVNGVSSDAQDAENCVGEIEKENIPATTVSPSISQIKFNWNNFVQDPGDFNESRYPVTFNTFKTMTHSTTVAKCILLNIKSATGLDFTDDQLMLDRVLKNYYIQFYEKPQIRQVYKLDIKACPVFVKKKIMQIPKAGEEREHTTDIQKENIEQSKKVEIVKSAPLEKVSKQKKPELAEAQSSKTQSIAIAQQSVQPMESKSPANKLYISMKTLTQSNFLLNHIKHHVQQVEKQQAILERIKSEILQQPKHNHAKRNDLAVQQVSVEELPSPQNQSAMITVTQRIQEAKDLFYREFNKNNTLPYALRFHKGLKRHIIEAILKMSFEEFKKYTRIYDAPEIYADDELLGGYYDYAIKEPKIWPLNLYIPLKYLFHFIKSKGITFSEQNLEHVSPMLLHWHELSTRTNFDEIMRWDYYRCRGVKFNKLTNLDTYRKAFYEKCWQHNIWLRETPKVLNKLDKNQVMGKQTTLEAEFDEEIVEAQHSSESVTVPQVSNFDGGVATQGVANGESSEPSQVSKAAEKVPENVIKVGNVKSAMDVSSGSAEYEGEANAKSVTENPKENLEALNINPEALPEHRLTGEIASHTTAAKITTTGQESVVKLEQNCVREKSACFPAASTERIEEPKELNENVTDDSEVTAQPALATMAEEPRVLNVNAVTDDSEMTAQPVARTMAEEPRVLNVNAVTDDNEMTAQPASATMIEESRKLNQNVIADDNEITVQLCASGAEKSTLLEVTADSHQNDDTDGGQMLSQPRVQKAIELYFAEVEKSCTLPYLFRFHSGLKRRIIAAILNMSFAEFQQYTHIYDAPEIHKDLQLLNCCYEYTIKHPRIWPINLFVRVADLFQFLKTKNVILPEINLKYISPKLLHWQDLIAMTNYDYIVIWDYYRCTGKKINRSNTSLEPYRQKFYEKCWFYDKWIWNTPKLLSKVLSDVAIEERPSVAEEDNENTNFERSVVFHAVEREQETCARNEVREPTFTAVTVAAISGHEMQAAVGGSAQEVAANNTRRCKTVDAAIQTSQGLLATYIRSELPVAVCDQAFVQIPVGPGIPCKDIKEEKLVPLNKLQFNLTQDEEHYECVQAPDEIVDLDTTFQSSQSQESTLLPLSNSENLDSNDANALVLCGSVDMSALRNWPLAAETNESQMPLRQDSNELNSQQNQLIDESTILLENESQSKEGTQQQHEQHQQQEQSLSAEQCVQTIRTQPTEKTQPPLEQLQAQLQNSLQEEQGHGKTAQQESITLITTTTNERSSQPLQSEVSPELEQKPKEQQKAIRNTSELLTQLALQKTSQLEQKAMLKHVKQEKAKNSVQKKQNDIATVATRIIQQPTSSRHQKQRSVASEKCTQPEQQTAESRIQREPQTKEPEKDRQSKTQSKQQPFLAAHQNSNQQTVLQSTQHCVQQHMEQTQQDQEIEGQLGALLEERMCMLPHQQPATQRQAAAPPPEMTSQHRDISQLPQPINDNLSVQKQLTAEDVNENVQTNAYNKIEIISQQLLRDSTSQQQLAPPQLFLQRTHTQVQEQFMLRPSGSVSQNLPTNVPPLVKISNQPIQTCAAKTRTAKTAKSVAARKTTKHSEFVPQLTHVFQPLPVALNTKKAPSNATATAIISLPSTSSQSPSTLQQRQLAAAVGEQVISASSVTLPPVNTNSLVLTLPPPISSTSANSSNSSYVYTLSGDSTFFNNSELLKVIEHYQLQRSQEQQQQQQQQQQQQQQLQLHQQQSQLLFGQSQLVHLPHPQFEQLQQVEQQQHHHQQVQLYQHSQIEQQQQQYLQKSSPMVLETNAPQQHQQYQVLPQPLNQPLVYQLLDVTQPTAN
- the LOC129241877 gene encoding uncharacterized protein LOC129241877 isoform X1, with amino-acid sequence MNKRSCNNPSIKRFFSPQTSDIPRKKPRKTAEFANGHTSKVNGVSSDAQDAENCVGEIEKENIPATTVSPSISQIKFNWNNFVQDPGDFNESRYPVTFNTFKTMTHSTTVAKCILLNIKSATGLDFTDDQLMLDRVLKNYYIQFYEKPQIRQVYKLDIKACPVFVKKKIMQIPKAGEEREHTTDIQKENIEQSKKVEIVKSAPLEKVSKQKKPELAEAQSSKTQSIAIAQQSVQPMESKSPANKLYISMKTLTQSNFLLNHIKHHVQQVEKQQAILERIKSEILQQPKHNHAKRNDLAVQQVSVEELPSPQNQSAMITVTQRIQEAKDLFYREFNKNNTLPYALRFHKGLKRHIIEAILKMSFEEFKKYTRIYDAPEIYADDELLGGYYDYAIKEPKIWPLNLYIPLKYLFHFIKSKGITFSEQNLEHVSPMLLHWHELSTRTNFDEIMRWDYYRCRGVKFNKLTNLDTYRKAFYEKCWQHNIWLRETPKVLNKLDKNQVMGKQTTLEAEFDEEIVEAQHSSESVTVPQVSNFDGGVATQGVANGESSEPSQVSKAAEKVPENVIKVGNVKSAMDVSSGSAEYEGEANAKSVTENPKENLEALNINPEALPEHRLTGEIASHTTAAKITTTGQESVVKLEQNCVREKSACFPAASTERIEEPKELNENVTDDSEVTAQPALATMAEEPRVLNVNAVTDDSEMTAQPVARTMAEEPRVLNVNAVTDDNEMTAQPASATMIEESRKLNQNVIADDNEITVQLCASGAEKSTLLEVTADSHQNDDTDGGQMLSQPRVQKAIELYFAEVEKSCTLPYLFRFHSGLKRRIIAAILNMSFAEFQQYTHIYDAPEIHKDLQLLNCCYEYTIKHPRIWPINLFVRVADLFQFLKTKNVILPEINLKYISPKLLHWQDLIAMTNYDYIVIWDYYRCTGKKINRSNTSLEPYRQKFYEKCWFYDKWIWNTPKLLSKVLSDVAIEERPSVAEEDNENTNFERSVVFHAVEREQETCARNEVREPTFTAVTVAAISGHEMQAAVGGSAQEVAANNTRRCKTVDAAIQTSQGLLATYIRSELPVAVCDQAFVQIPVGPGIPCKDIKEEKLVPLNKLQFNLTQDEEHYECVQAPDEIVDLDTTFQSSQSQESTLLPLSNSENLDSNDANALVLCGSVDMSALRNWPLAAETNESQMPLRQDSNELNSQQNQLIDESTILLENESQSKEGTQQQHEQHQQQEQSLSAEQCVQTIRTQPTEKTQPPLEQLQAQLQNSLQEEQGHGKTAQQESITLITTTTNERSSQPLQSEVSPELEQKPKEQQKAIRNTSELLTQLALQKTSQLEQKAMLKHVKQEKAKNSVQKKQNDIATVATRIIQQPTSSRHQKQRSVASEKCTQPEQQTAESRIQREPQTKEPEKDRQSKTQSKQQPFLAAHQNSNQQTVLQSTQHCVQQHMEQTQQDQEIEGQLGALLEERMCMLPHQQPATQRQAAAPPPEMTSQHRDISQLPQPINDNLSVQKQLTAEDVNENVQTNAYNKIEIISQQLLRDSTSQQQLAPPQLFLQRTHTQVQEQFMLRPSGSVSQNLPTNVPPLVKISNQPIQTCAAKTRTAKTAKSVAARKTTKHSEFVPQLTHVFQPLPVALNTKKAPSNATATAIISLPSTSSQSPSTLQQRQLAAAVGEQVISASSVTLPPVNTNSLVLTLPPPISSTSANSSNSSYVYTLSGDSTFFNNSELLKVIEHYQLQRSQEQQQQQQQQQQQQQQLQLHQQQSQLLFGQSQLVHLPHPQFEQLQQVEQQQHHHQQVQLYQHSQIEQQQQQYLQKSSPMVLETNAPQQHQQYQVLPQPLNQPLVYQLLDVTQASRDSGGQQQQQYSQLQEEQSHNPIQWQVQAETTNRMQHSPIPEHSLHPHFTTEMSQEHSMEVHNYSMTRSSSSKPYPHNTIEMLQPNTQTAPSSSELMWWSPDVSF